CGAGTTGCGCGTCGCCGGTCCAGCCGTTTTTCTCGCGGTGGGGACAGTCGATTGGAATGCCGGTGAAGTTGCCCTCGAAGCTGCGCCGGGTAAGTTGATGAAGCCGGTTCAGTTCCGGCATCGAGCACTCGAAGCCGCCGATGGAGTCGAATGCGGTACGGACCAGCCGCCCTTCGACTTCGAGAATCTCCGCCAGGCCCGATTCCACCGTCGCTTCCACGAAATTGAAGCCGTGATAGACGAAGCGCGGCTCCCACTCTTCCACGCCTTTGCCGCTCAAGGTGTAGCGGTCGGTCTGGAACTCGCCGCTCTTCACGAGTTGGTCGATATTCGACGTGTCGATATTGTTGCCGTCGGCGTTGAGGAGTTCGGAGTAACGCAATTTTACTACCGCTCCCGCTTCCCCCCTCACCCTGATCCTTGCCCAGCCGGTGTAAGCTCCCCCCATATCGTAAATAACGCTGCCGTTGGCGGCGGGGAAGGTGCGCACCGGCTTGACGGTGCCGGTCACCTTGCAGGGCGGCATGGTCTGCAAAGTCAGGACTCCGCCGGGGCCGGGAATGAGTTCCGCGTTCTCCCAACCGGAATCGTCGAAACCGGTCGAGCTCCAGTTGGGCAGCTCTTTGCGCGCGTCGTAGAATTCACCGTTCCGGAGCGCGTTGAAGGTGATCGGCCCCTCCCGGCGCAGGCATTTCCAGGAGTCGTCGCTGGCCAGGACGGTTTTTCCATCGATTTCCAGCTCGCAGATCAGCTTGGGGTAGTCCGCCCAGGAGACCTTGTCGAAATGCCAGCAGTCGGCGGTGGAAGGGTTGTACCAGCCATCGCCGAGAATCACGCCGATGACGTTTTTTCCTTTCTTCAGCAAGCCGGTCAAATCGTATTCGACGTAGCGCGCCCGGCGGTCGTACTGCGTCACCACGGGATCGAGAACGCGGTCTCCCACCTTTTTGCCGTTGAGATAAAGCTCATAGTACCCGAGTCCGCAAAGATAAAGAACGGCTTCGCCTTGGGCGGAACAGTTGAATTCCTTGCGGAAATAGGGCGCGGGCAATGCCGGAGACTGCCAATTGAGATGGCAGAAACCGGCAGAAATCCAGCTGGCGTGCCACGAACGGGTTTCTTCGCAGGGGATCATTTTTATTTCTGTTCCACGAGAAAGGACTGGGCTTTTTCCGGCACGAATCCGTGCGTGGAGCCCTGGACCCAGCTGATCTTCTTTTTCGCGGAACCGAGATTGTTGTAAAGAATCGCAAGACCGGACGGCGGGCAAATATCGTCGCCGAGACCGGCGCGGGCGATATCGACCGGACATTTGACGCGTCTTGCATGGAAAACAGCGTCGTAATAGTTGAGCGCCGGCACATAAGCGGGCCGCCACCCCTCGGGGCGCCCCCGGGCCGGCCCCGCCAAGTCGCAGCACCAGGTGATGATGGAAACCGCGTCCGTGACGTCCGGATCCAGCGCGGCCGCCCAGATGGTCTGAAGCCCGCCCTGACTTGCTCCGGAAGCGGAAAGAACTTTCCCATTCCATTGCGGCAGCTGTTTTATAAACTCAAGCAAACGCATGACGCGCAAAGCCATTCCGTTGAAATAGGCGGTTTCGGGATCGGAATTCTGCTTCGGGTCAAACGCGTAAATCGCTCCGTTCGACTTGATCTTCGCGAAGAAATCGTCGTAACAGGCTTTGTCTTTGCCGAGTTCATAGCCGTGGGCATTGACCTCGAAACGAAGCCGGTTGCCCGGTCCGTCTTTCGGAGGAACCTGAATGTTGGTTCCATAGCCGTGATAAGAGACGTAGGCGGGGAGCGATTTCTCCTTTGCGCCGACCGGAACCGTGAGGTATCCCGTTACGGGACGCGGACCGGCGCAATCGACGGAAACAGCATAGATATCAACATTTTTACTGGAGCCGACTTGATCCATTTTGTACTTGACGGGAATTGCGGCCAGCTTTGCCTTCTGTTTCGCCCAGAAGGCATCGAAATCCGCCGGTTCTTCGACCGCCGGTTGAAGTTTTTCCGGCTGAACGCCGGCGCCGCCGATGAAACAGATATCTTCCGGTCTTCCGGCCTGATTTTTTTTCTGGACAATCCGCCCTTTGCCGTCCGCCAGGTAGGCGACGATACGAACAAATCCGGGAGTGTCGAGACTGCTTGTGATGACAACCGGCTTGCCGGGCGCGAACGGCTCCTTGCCGGTGGCGCGTTTTCCGTCCTCCCCGATCCGCTGCCATTTGACGGAATAAGTTTCGGAAGGAACGGACTGCCCTCCGAAATCGGGCTCGATCAAAAACTTCATCTGTTCGCCGGGCTCATAGAGCACTTTATCGGAAGTTCCGTTGATCGTGATT
This Victivallis lenta DNA region includes the following protein-coding sequences:
- a CDS encoding acetylxylan esterase translates to MSQQDLQATWFKDNPNYKVEFSAEKCTAACLKNERRALAVQSRSITGVKPGETFKVSFLARGTVNNLEFFPQSNGKNCSDQQGLFRVFDDWNRYEATFTIPEDCKTFSCVIYAWNQEGFFEIREFSIRPSTAETDNQAAGLDTQKITINGTSDKVLYEPGEQMKFLIEPDFGGQSVPSETYSVKWQRIGEDGKRATGKEPFAPGKPVVITSSLDTPGFVRIVAYLADGKGRIVQKKNQAGRPEDICFIGGAGVQPEKLQPAVEEPADFDAFWAKQKAKLAAIPVKYKMDQVGSSKNVDIYAVSVDCAGPRPVTGYLTVPVGAKEKSLPAYVSYHGYGTNIQVPPKDGPGNRLRFEVNAHGYELGKDKACYDDFFAKIKSNGAIYAFDPKQNSDPETAYFNGMALRVMRLLEFIKQLPQWNGKVLSASGASQGGLQTIWAAALDPDVTDAVSIITWCCDLAGPARGRPEGWRPAYVPALNYYDAVFHARRVKCPVDIARAGLGDDICPPSGLAILYNNLGSAKKKISWVQGSTHGFVPEKAQSFLVEQK
- a CDS encoding family 78 glycoside hydrolase catalytic domain → MIPCEETRSWHASWISAGFCHLNWQSPALPAPYFRKEFNCSAQGEAVLYLCGLGYYELYLNGKKVGDRVLDPVVTQYDRRARYVEYDLTGLLKKGKNVIGVILGDGWYNPSTADCWHFDKVSWADYPKLICELEIDGKTVLASDDSWKCLRREGPITFNALRNGEFYDARKELPNWSSTGFDDSGWENAELIPGPGGVLTLQTMPPCKVTGTVKPVRTFPAANGSVIYDMGGAYTGWARIRVRGEAGAVVKLRYSELLNADGNNIDTSNIDQLVKSGEFQTDRYTLSGKGVEEWEPRFVYHGFNFVEATVESGLAEILEVEGRLVRTAFDSIGGFECSMPELNRLHQLTRRSFEGNFTGIPIDCPHREKNGWTGDAQLACETGLFNYGLAESYAAFMQTMADCQRPSGQLPGIAPTGGWGFNWGSGPVWDAAFIVIPWNVYLYTGNHSLIEMNYEPMLRYIRYLGTLADRRHIVKFGLGDWCHCDPSRMVDACVTSTAYYFYLTTLMAKCARLLANREDADELTALAAEIAAAFNDAFYHGDGTYAKGEPTAGAIALEFGLCPPVERRKAAAQLAKHMETRRCRADFGIVGAKYVPRALANNGYFDTAFRVLTQPGYPGWMHWLDRGAGGLWEHWIGTASRNHIMYGDVAAWMTQFLAGIVPDEKHPGFSRLTLRPFAAEGVDFVKAAYRVPAGEIKVEWEKRKGSFFLKTRLPRNLKGVAHLPDGSRQELVGGNGSFHCPL